A single region of the Halobacterium wangiae genome encodes:
- a CDS encoding Ig-like domain-containing protein, translating to MATGPFSCRHIRTEQVLATLVATLLVVSSVAAGTAGALDSPTSPAGTASLSEPATVGDSAAIDDPPSSGDWPTAGHDANRSGATDVVGPKTAVDARWIHEYDDHDQNPAVVADGRVFVPGDSSLRALDNETGTELWNVTGVRADRVSVSDDLVVATSPYWDELYVFHAANGTELWNNTDFDVQSSVVADGTLYAEQATYGSGVRLHAFDLRTGSEDWWRSYAGASTGGLAAHGDTVYATARVDDGFAREHSVYALNASDGSERWRFEVEGVVSMTPTLVNGTVYVGGGTETHDPKLYALDATDGHVEWIHDLNDRPTAAAASGGSVYVSSGHTVRALDATTGEQRWLHRLSGSLDYGLSHGRMVALAPAVADGVVYAGTRRGDVLAVDGTTGDLAWRYHAGTEVPFRPVVADGRLLVASLNDSSYTHTLYALDGGETATERVLFDYYDLGAYPTDAAVGQQVTVNATVENLADSACSYEAEFTVDGVVKQTTSAEVGTGFYDTETVEFTWTPDAVGTYDVSIEGLPPVEVTVTEASADPVLSQTTLDFGDVDTGDHLDRLVQVKNEGTETLYLDGAQLSGTHPGDYSILSVSQTNVNPGDSATIWLRFAPTASGTRTATLEVDTLFSGALTGTLTGTGVAPAPNASVTPTSYDFGDVPVGQTATTNVTLTNDGAGPLSYDGVTNSGHSAFEVTAGNESRVLAVGDSHEFTVSFAPETESSLGTNLNVLTDDPEAPSVGVSVSGTGVPTPSVTVTPSSLDFGNVSVGSAATANVTIGNDGDAPLAVHGASFETSFLTFSVVSGGGSTVVAPGETHNVTVRFAPLRQGPAATSLPISTNDTYVSVSIRGNGAEQNRAPVTATDYYVVYEGEWLNVSAPGVLANDLDPDDDTIDAPSYVQPGNGTLASFRASGGFNYTADPGFTGTDSFTYRAEDEAAGSSTLGRVVIEVLPDSNRGPDATDDHYSVHAGEWLNVSAPGVLVNDRDPDGDDLDTKYHSDPENGDLHRFSVTGGFEYRADSWQTGTETFGYWMEDEDGETAYATVTIEVLPPQNREPTAVADTYTVAPGEWLNVSAPGVLANDWDQDGDDVDTKYHGNPSHGTLNRFSVNGGFEYLSDEGFTGTDSFVYWVEDEDGETSYTTVTVVVQENWQPTPLDDHYAVLEGEWLNVSAPGVLANDYDLDGDGVDTKYHGDPDDGTLHRFYGPGGFEYLSDEGFTGTDSFTYWVEDERGAEAGIGTVTVEVVDPNATNPVAVDDHYTVYEGEWLNVSAPGVLANDVDPRNHSITTKYHGNPGHGDLQTFSVTGGFEYRPDEGFTGADTFTYVIDDANGNESLTAATVTVEVLPDPDTTGNRAPTAVADTYTVTEGEWLNVSAPGVLANDYDPDGDDVDTKYHGNPDDGTLHRFSVNGGFEYTPDLGFTGTDSFTYWVEDEHGEQTAGGVVTIEVVPDPDATGNRAPTAVADTYTVTEGEWLNVSAPGVLVNDRDPDGDGVDTKYHGNPSHGTLNRFSVTGGFEYRPDPGFTGTDSFAYWVEDEHGATAAGGVVTVTVLPDPNRAPEPVPDDYVVLQGETLDVSAPGVLANDYDLDGDGVVTKYHGNPSHGDLNRFSVTGGFEYTPDPDFVGVDSFTYWVEDEHGEQAAGGTVTITVVDASTTGTADVAIARDEVDFGTVPAGTTARETLTVANVGDLNLTVSGATLSGPNATDFAVVGGNATDVLGYGGTNAFVVEYAPTGLGASEATLTVHSDSPGEEAVNVTLAGTSYDGADPTIHAVNVTGSYADDSNPNGSVVYENETVAFEVDATDAHGTVQDVRVTLNARTAGDTASAFASENGTTGNWTTTVDVSALAEDEYDVTVLASDSRGNWRTVTVNDSVVVDRTPPPLAASVTRLDASNANVTVRSSEPLLNGTLSVDVERPDGNVVTVTMTDEGDHWNGTFATPADGQYGLSVTALDLAGNRGSDTATTRLTTANTTNNTITVQMEPSGLFVRFNTNRSVNDTFVTMTESKVPVAPLVRGQAGLQFLDAALDKRLTGNLSYAVIGIPVDPSLLPQGADGDDVRFRYFNETRGQWTRVPTTIENVTLNGTTGRYWVATVTHFSTYGAVVTDTTPPTITSSTPVDGHEFAAGTTATTLRVDFADAPAGVDADRTAVLFDGTDVTTDGATTITSSSVEYAATGLADGSSHQLEVTVVDELGNSVTEVVSFTVAAPANSGGSPSSGGPAGGSDGDSPSTGSGGSGPAAPAPAVTVTSLGDAGFDATVTDARADQPATIGFPAGELGAAGVSLDSLAVTPTTDGDVALSVSASDSPPAGGATFAVAGQRSVAYIDVAHPSVPDDRITGATFRFTVARDSLADRGVQPDDVTLYRHHDGAWGAIDTRVVDETADSVVYEATAPGLSVFVVATRAAPTTQGTTTVGPTTTAGTTTTAQSPGTTTAATTEPSADVGAGQDAVALAVLALLALAAAAVYLGCRD from the coding sequence ATGGCAACAGGCCCCTTCTCGTGTAGACACATCCGAACGGAGCAGGTGCTTGCGACGCTCGTGGCGACGCTTCTCGTCGTCTCGTCGGTTGCGGCGGGGACAGCTGGCGCGCTCGACTCGCCGACGTCGCCGGCTGGTACCGCGTCGCTCTCCGAGCCCGCCACAGTCGGCGACTCGGCGGCCATCGACGACCCACCCTCCTCGGGCGACTGGCCGACCGCCGGCCACGACGCGAACCGATCCGGGGCGACCGACGTCGTCGGCCCGAAGACGGCGGTCGACGCCCGCTGGATTCACGAGTACGACGACCACGACCAGAACCCCGCAGTCGTCGCCGACGGCCGCGTGTTCGTGCCGGGCGACAGCAGCCTCCGCGCGCTCGACAACGAAACCGGCACCGAGCTCTGGAACGTCACCGGCGTCAGAGCCGACAGGGTATCGGTCTCGGACGACCTCGTCGTCGCCACCAGCCCGTACTGGGACGAGCTGTACGTGTTCCACGCTGCGAACGGTACCGAGCTCTGGAACAACACCGACTTCGACGTGCAGTCGTCAGTCGTCGCCGACGGCACGCTCTACGCCGAGCAAGCCACGTACGGCAGCGGGGTGCGCCTCCACGCGTTCGACCTCCGGACCGGCAGCGAGGATTGGTGGCGGAGCTACGCCGGCGCGTCCACGGGCGGCCTCGCTGCACACGGCGACACCGTCTACGCGACGGCGCGCGTCGACGACGGCTTCGCCCGCGAGCACTCCGTCTACGCGCTGAACGCGTCGGATGGCTCCGAGCGCTGGCGGTTCGAGGTCGAGGGCGTCGTCTCGATGACGCCGACGCTCGTGAACGGCACGGTCTACGTCGGCGGCGGCACCGAGACCCACGACCCGAAGCTGTACGCTCTCGACGCCACCGACGGCCACGTCGAGTGGATCCACGACCTGAACGATCGGCCGACTGCGGCCGCGGCGTCCGGGGGTTCCGTCTACGTCTCCTCGGGCCACACTGTCCGCGCGCTCGACGCCACGACCGGCGAGCAGCGGTGGCTCCACCGGCTCTCCGGCAGCCTCGACTACGGCCTGAGCCACGGCCGGATGGTCGCGCTCGCACCCGCCGTCGCGGACGGCGTCGTCTACGCCGGCACGCGCCGTGGGGACGTGCTCGCCGTCGACGGGACGACCGGCGACCTCGCGTGGCGCTACCACGCCGGGACCGAGGTGCCGTTCCGGCCCGTCGTCGCCGACGGCCGGCTGCTCGTCGCTAGTCTGAACGACAGTTCGTACACCCACACCCTGTACGCGCTCGACGGCGGCGAGACCGCCACCGAACGCGTGCTGTTCGACTACTACGACCTGGGCGCGTACCCGACCGACGCGGCCGTCGGTCAGCAGGTGACGGTCAACGCCACCGTCGAGAACCTCGCCGACTCGGCCTGCTCCTACGAGGCCGAGTTCACCGTCGACGGCGTCGTGAAGCAGACGACGTCCGCTGAGGTCGGCACCGGCTTCTACGACACCGAGACCGTCGAGTTCACGTGGACACCGGACGCGGTCGGAACCTACGACGTCTCCATCGAGGGCCTGCCGCCGGTCGAGGTGACCGTGACCGAAGCCTCCGCGGACCCGGTCCTCTCGCAGACGACTCTCGACTTCGGGGACGTGGACACCGGCGACCACCTCGACCGCCTCGTGCAGGTGAAAAACGAGGGAACCGAGACCCTCTACCTCGACGGCGCGCAGCTCTCCGGGACGCACCCGGGCGACTACTCCATCCTGAGCGTTTCGCAGACGAACGTCAACCCCGGCGACAGCGCGACGATCTGGCTGCGGTTCGCGCCGACCGCGTCCGGGACGCGGACGGCAACGCTCGAGGTCGACACGCTGTTCTCGGGGGCACTGACGGGGACGCTCACCGGTACGGGCGTCGCCCCGGCACCGAACGCCTCCGTCACACCCACGAGCTACGACTTCGGCGACGTCCCCGTCGGGCAGACCGCGACGACGAACGTCACCCTCACCAACGACGGCGCAGGACCGCTGAGCTACGACGGCGTGACGAACTCGGGTCACTCGGCGTTCGAGGTCACCGCCGGGAACGAGTCGCGGGTTCTGGCCGTCGGCGACTCCCACGAGTTCACGGTCTCGTTCGCGCCGGAGACCGAGAGTTCGCTCGGCACGAACCTGAACGTGCTCACCGACGACCCCGAGGCGCCGTCGGTCGGCGTCTCCGTGTCGGGAACGGGCGTGCCCACCCCGAGCGTCACCGTGACGCCGTCCTCGCTCGACTTCGGGAACGTGTCGGTGGGGTCGGCCGCCACGGCCAACGTCACCATCGGGAACGACGGCGATGCTCCGCTCGCTGTCCACGGCGCGTCGTTCGAGACGTCGTTCCTGACGTTCAGCGTCGTCTCCGGCGGTGGTTCGACGGTCGTCGCGCCCGGTGAGACGCACAACGTCACGGTCCGGTTCGCTCCGCTCAGGCAGGGGCCCGCCGCCACGTCGCTGCCGATTTCGACCAACGACACGTACGTCTCCGTCTCGATCCGGGGCAACGGGGCCGAGCAGAACCGTGCACCGGTCACGGCGACCGACTACTACGTCGTCTACGAGGGCGAGTGGCTGAACGTGAGCGCGCCGGGCGTGCTAGCGAACGACCTCGACCCGGACGACGACACCATCGACGCACCCAGCTACGTCCAGCCGGGCAACGGCACGCTCGCGTCGTTCCGCGCCAGTGGCGGCTTCAACTACACGGCCGACCCGGGCTTCACGGGGACGGACTCGTTCACGTACCGGGCCGAGGACGAGGCGGCCGGCTCCTCGACCCTGGGTCGGGTCGTCATCGAGGTGCTGCCGGACTCGAACCGCGGGCCGGACGCGACCGACGACCACTACTCGGTGCACGCGGGCGAGTGGCTGAACGTGAGCGCGCCGGGCGTGCTGGTGAACGACCGCGACCCGGACGGGGACGACCTCGACACGAAGTATCACAGCGACCCGGAGAACGGCGACCTCCACCGGTTCTCGGTGACGGGCGGCTTCGAGTACCGGGCCGACTCGTGGCAGACCGGCACCGAGACGTTCGGCTACTGGATGGAGGACGAGGACGGCGAGACCGCGTACGCCACCGTCACCATCGAGGTGCTCCCGCCGCAGAACCGCGAGCCGACCGCTGTCGCGGACACGTACACCGTCGCGCCGGGCGAGTGGCTGAACGTGAGCGCGCCGGGCGTACTCGCGAACGACTGGGACCAGGACGGGGACGACGTGGACACGAAGTACCACGGCAACCCGAGCCACGGCACCCTCAACCGGTTCTCGGTGAACGGGGGCTTCGAGTACCTCTCCGACGAGGGCTTCACGGGGACCGACAGCTTCGTCTACTGGGTCGAGGACGAGGACGGCGAGACCAGCTACACGACCGTCACCGTCGTCGTCCAGGAGAACTGGCAGCCGACGCCCCTCGACGACCACTACGCCGTCCTCGAGGGCGAGTGGCTGAACGTCTCTGCGCCGGGCGTGCTCGCCAACGACTACGATCTCGACGGCGACGGCGTCGACACGAAGTACCACGGTGACCCGGACGACGGCACCCTCCACCGGTTCTACGGGCCGGGCGGCTTCGAGTACCTCTCCGACGAGGGCTTCACGGGGACTGACTCGTTCACGTACTGGGTCGAGGACGAGCGTGGTGCGGAGGCCGGCATCGGGACCGTCACCGTCGAGGTGGTCGACCCGAACGCGACGAACCCCGTCGCAGTCGACGACCACTACACCGTCTACGAGGGCGAGTGGCTGAACGTGAGCGCGCCGGGCGTACTCGCGAACGACGTCGACCCGCGAAACCACTCGATAACCACGAAGTACCACGGGAACCCGGGCCACGGTGACCTCCAGACGTTCTCCGTGACCGGCGGCTTCGAGTACCGCCCCGACGAGGGGTTCACCGGGGCCGACACGTTCACCTACGTGATCGACGATGCGAACGGGAACGAGTCCCTGACGGCCGCCACCGTCACTGTCGAGGTGCTCCCGGACCCGGACACCACCGGGAACCGCGCGCCGACCGCTGTCGCGGACACGTACACCGTCACGGAGGGCGAGTGGCTGAACGTCTCTGCGCCGGGCGTGCTCGCCAACGACTACGACCCGGATGGCGACGACGTGGACACGAAGTACCACGGTAACCCGGACGACGGGACCCTCCACCGGTTCTCGGTGAACGGGGGCTTCGAGTACACGCCGGACCTGGGCTTCACGGGGACGGATTCGTTCACGTACTGGGTCGAGGACGAACACGGCGAGCAGACCGCCGGCGGGGTCGTCACCATCGAGGTCGTGCCGGACCCCGACGCGACCGGGAACCGCGCGCCGACCGCTGTCGCGGACACGTACACCGTCACGGAGGGCGAGTGGCTGAACGTGAGCGCGCCGGGCGTGCTGGTGAACGACCGCGACCCGGACGGCGACGGCGTGGACACGAAGTACCACGGCAACCCGAGCCACGGCACCCTCAACCGGTTCTCCGTGACTGGCGGGTTCGAGTACCGCCCCGACCCGGGCTTCACGGGGACCGACAGCTTCGCCTACTGGGTCGAGGACGAACACGGTGCGACGGCCGCTGGCGGGGTCGTCACCGTCACGGTGCTCCCGGACCCGAACCGCGCGCCCGAACCCGTCCCGGACGACTACGTCGTCCTCCAGGGCGAGACGCTAGACGTGAGCGCGCCGGGCGTGCTCGCGAACGACTACGACCTCGACGGCGACGGCGTGGTCACGAAGTACCACGGGAATCCGAGCCACGGCGACCTCAATCGGTTCTCCGTGACTGGCGGGTTCGAGTACACGCCGGACCCGGACTTCGTCGGCGTCGACAGCTTCACGTACTGGGTCGAGGACGAACACGGCGAGCAGGCCGCCGGCGGGACGGTGACCATCACCGTCGTCGACGCGTCCACCACCGGTACCGCCGACGTCGCCATCGCCAGAGACGAGGTCGACTTCGGCACCGTCCCGGCCGGCACGACTGCCCGGGAGACGCTCACCGTCGCCAACGTCGGTGACCTGAACCTCACGGTCTCCGGCGCGACGCTCTCCGGGCCGAACGCGACCGACTTCGCTGTCGTCGGTGGGAACGCGACCGACGTCCTCGGCTACGGCGGCACCAACGCGTTCGTCGTCGAGTACGCACCGACGGGACTCGGCGCGTCAGAGGCGACGCTGACGGTCCACAGCGACAGCCCGGGCGAGGAGGCCGTGAACGTCACGCTCGCCGGGACGAGCTACGACGGTGCCGACCCGACCATCCACGCGGTGAACGTGACCGGCTCGTACGCGGACGACTCGAACCCGAACGGCTCCGTCGTCTACGAGAACGAGACGGTCGCGTTCGAGGTCGACGCCACCGACGCGCACGGGACGGTCCAGGACGTCCGGGTCACCCTGAACGCCCGGACGGCGGGCGACACCGCCTCGGCGTTCGCGAGCGAGAACGGGACCACTGGCAACTGGACGACCACCGTGGACGTCTCCGCCCTCGCCGAGGACGAGTACGACGTGACCGTGCTGGCGTCCGACAGCCGGGGTAACTGGCGAACCGTCACGGTGAACGACAGCGTCGTGGTCGACCGGACGCCGCCACCGCTCGCGGCGTCCGTCACCCGGCTCGATGCGAGCAACGCGAACGTCACGGTCAGGTCGAGCGAACCCCTCCTGAACGGAACGCTCTCGGTCGACGTCGAGCGGCCCGACGGCAACGTCGTGACGGTCACGATGACCGACGAGGGCGACCACTGGAACGGGACCTTCGCCACCCCCGCGGACGGCCAGTACGGGCTCTCGGTGACCGCACTCGACCTCGCCGGGAACCGCGGCAGCGACACCGCGACCACCCGGCTCACCACCGCGAACACGACGAACAACACCATCACGGTCCAGATGGAGCCCTCCGGGCTGTTCGTCCGCTTCAACACGAACCGCTCCGTCAACGACACGTTCGTCACCATGACGGAGAGCAAGGTACCGGTCGCGCCGCTCGTCCGCGGGCAGGCCGGCCTGCAGTTCCTCGACGCTGCACTCGACAAGCGACTCACCGGGAACCTCAGCTACGCCGTCATCGGCATCCCCGTCGATCCGTCGCTGCTCCCGCAGGGCGCCGACGGAGACGACGTACGATTCCGGTACTTCAACGAGACGAGAGGTCAGTGGACGCGGGTCCCGACGACCATCGAGAACGTCACGCTGAACGGCACGACCGGCCGGTACTGGGTCGCCACCGTCACGCACTTCTCGACGTACGGCGCGGTCGTCACCGACACCACCCCGCCCACCATCACCTCGTCGACCCCCGTCGACGGCCACGAGTTCGCCGCCGGCACCACGGCAACGACGCTCCGGGTCGACTTCGCGGACGCGCCTGCCGGCGTGGACGCCGACCGGACCGCCGTCCTCTTCGACGGCACCGACGTCACCACCGACGGCGCGACCACGATCACGAGCAGCTCGGTCGAGTACGCCGCCACCGGGCTCGCCGACGGCTCCAGCCACCAGCTCGAGGTGACCGTCGTGGACGAACTCGGGAACAGCGTCACAGAGGTCGTCTCGTTCACCGTCGCAGCACCGGCGAACAGCGGCGGCAGCCCGTCGTCAGGCGGTCCGGCGGGTGGCTCCGACGGCGACTCACCATCGACAGGCTCAGGCGGCAGCGGACCTGCGGCACCCGCACCCGCCGTGACGGTCACGTCGCTCGGCGACGCCGGCTTCGACGCCACCGTCACCGACGCCCGCGCCGACCAGCCCGCGACCATCGGGTTCCCCGCTGGCGAACTCGGCGCAGCCGGCGTCTCCCTCGACTCGCTCGCGGTCACGCCCACCACCGACGGCGACGTCGCACTCAGCGTGTCCGCGTCCGACTCACCGCCCGCGGGCGGCGCGACGTTCGCCGTCGCCGGCCAGCGTTCAGTCGCGTACATCGACGTCGCCCACCCGTCCGTGCCCGACGACCGCATCACGGGAGCCACCTTCCGCTTCACCGTCGCGCGCGACTCGCTCGCCGACCGCGGCGTCCAGCCCGACGACGTGACGCTCTACCGCCACCACGACGGGGCGTGGGGCGCTATCGACACGCGCGTCGTGGACGAGACCGCCGACAGCGTCGTCTACGAGGCGACCGCACCGGGTCTCTCCGTGTTCGTCGTCGCGACCCGCGCCGCTCCGACGACCCAGGGCACGACCACCGTGGGACCGACGACCACCGCTGGAACGACCACCACCGCACAGTCGCCCGGTACGACGACAGCGGCGACGACCGAACCCTCGGCGGACGTCGGCGCCGGTCAGGACGCCGTCGCACTCGCCGTGCTCGCGCTCCTCGCGCTCGCGGCCGCCGCCGTCTACCTCGGCTGTCGCGACTGA
- a CDS encoding helix-turn-helix transcriptional regulator, with product MAAETPEGGDNSLPIESIKRADTLDALHEGAMDRADLMATLDVSRTTVHRVVRALEGRGLIVQDGSEFRLTPLGRAVAAEVASFRRGVRTASRLEPLLEAVGDDAAAIDVSLFEDATVTTMAPTNPYGPVGRFMELLVASPSLRGFDTTTIAPVFVDNIRDEILGGMEVDVVYLPAVVDAVVDSYPDEVRAAVDSGRLTLSTHPDLPYGLAIFEDRIGVGGYDAETGMLRAFVDTSDPAAREWALAEYERYREEATVLDLSAEE from the coding sequence ATGGCCGCCGAGACGCCCGAAGGAGGGGACAACAGTCTCCCGATCGAGAGTATCAAGCGGGCTGATACGCTCGACGCGCTCCACGAGGGGGCGATGGACCGCGCCGACCTCATGGCGACGCTGGACGTGTCGCGGACGACCGTCCACCGCGTCGTCCGAGCGCTGGAGGGCCGGGGCCTGATCGTACAGGACGGCAGCGAGTTCCGACTGACACCGCTCGGGCGGGCGGTCGCCGCCGAGGTCGCGTCGTTCCGCCGGGGCGTCCGGACGGCCAGTCGACTCGAGCCACTGCTGGAAGCGGTCGGCGACGACGCGGCGGCCATCGACGTGTCGCTGTTCGAGGACGCCACTGTCACCACGATGGCACCGACGAACCCCTACGGGCCGGTCGGCCGGTTCATGGAACTCCTGGTCGCGTCGCCGAGCCTCCGCGGGTTCGACACGACGACCATCGCGCCCGTGTTCGTCGACAACATCCGCGACGAGATACTCGGCGGGATGGAGGTCGACGTCGTCTACCTGCCCGCCGTCGTCGACGCCGTGGTCGACAGCTACCCCGACGAGGTCCGCGCCGCGGTCGACTCCGGGCGGCTGACGCTTTCCACCCACCCCGACCTCCCGTACGGGCTCGCGATCTTCGAGGACCGGATCGGCGTCGGCGGGTACGACGCCGAGACCGGGATGCTCCGGGCGTTCGTCGACACGAGCGACCCCGCCGCACGGGAGTGGGCGCTCGCCGAGTACGAGCGCTACCGCGAGGAAGCGACGGTACTGGACCTGTCGGCGGAGGAGTGA
- a CDS encoding ferredoxin produces the protein MLGDPLGQPRDVRDVHWTGIGTSRGLNCRGGRAGVVVLVPGNDLPRGCRRPLFEYDRDTCTGTFQCVAKWEEGVEIDRESASSLGATDPAEGWREGPVDACRMRVRRDHSSADRSSTVASSR, from the coding sequence GTGCTCGGCGACCCCCTCGGGCAGCCCCGAGATGTCCGCGACGTTCATTGGACCGGGATAGGCACGTCCCGCGGTTTAAACTGTCGGGGCGGACGTGCAGGGGTGGTCGTTCTCGTCCCCGGCAACGATCTACCCCGGGGCTGCCGCAGACCACTATTCGAGTACGACCGGGACACCTGCACCGGGACGTTCCAGTGCGTCGCGAAGTGGGAGGAGGGCGTCGAAATCGACAGAGAGAGTGCGTCGTCACTCGGCGCGACCGACCCAGCGGAGGGCTGGCGCGAGGGTCCCGTGGACGCGTGCCGGATGCGAGTTCGGCGCGATCACTCCTCCGCCGACAGGTCCAGTACCGTCGCTTCCTCGCGGTAG
- a CDS encoding ATP-dependent DNA helicase: protein MNVADISGLPEGVAEHLESEGIEELYPPQAEAVEAGATEGESLVASVPTASGKTLIAELAMLSAIERGGTALYIVPLRALAGEKATEFEAFEQFGISVGVSTGNYQSDGERLSDNDIVVATSEKVDSLVRNGAGWIDDLACVVADEVHLVDDQHRGPTLEVTLAKLRQRVPDLQVVALSATVGNADEIADWLDAALVDTDWRPIDLRTGVHYGQAVHYDDGTQEELSVGSGSQTAAVVADTLKDDGSTLVFVNSRRNAEAAARRLSDVTKGSLSADQRDRLREVAEEIRGVSDTETSDDLADAVAKGAAFHHAGLAREHRELVEDAFRERLIRVVAATPTLAAGVNTPSRRVVVRDWQRYDGTAGGMQPLSVLEVHQMFGRAGRPGLDPYGEAVLLANGHDELEELFDRYIYAEPDPVRSKLAAEPALRTHVLAAVATGFTTTEEALHEFLGETLYAAQTDDPRRLESVTRDVLAYLEANEFVERENGALRATTTGHLVSQLYVDPMSAATLVDGLRDAARAAERSEAADGASGEAASRADEAGGPFQTASDLQTEAEPIPEDVDVELTPLGLYHLVSRTPDMYELYLRSGDRETYTELAYEVEDQLLGPAPREEEAHWEDWLSALKTAKLLDDWASELDEDRIAERYGVGPGDIRGKVETAEWLLNATERLAADIGVGATAVRAARKRVQYGVREELLDLAGVRDVGRKRARRLYEAGIETRADLRNAEKSVVLGAVRGRRKTAERILENVGHPNPDLTDVDADADTVAAVEESERDGQANLGDFS, encoded by the coding sequence ATGAACGTCGCGGACATCTCGGGGCTGCCCGAGGGGGTCGCCGAGCACCTCGAGAGCGAGGGCATCGAGGAGCTCTACCCCCCACAGGCGGAGGCCGTCGAGGCGGGCGCCACCGAGGGCGAGAGCCTCGTCGCCAGCGTGCCGACTGCGAGCGGGAAGACCCTCATCGCGGAACTGGCGATGCTGTCGGCCATCGAGCGCGGCGGCACGGCGCTGTACATCGTGCCGCTGCGCGCGCTCGCCGGCGAGAAGGCCACCGAGTTCGAGGCCTTCGAGCAGTTCGGCATCTCGGTGGGCGTCTCGACGGGGAACTACCAGAGCGACGGCGAACGGCTCTCGGACAACGACATCGTCGTCGCCACCTCCGAGAAGGTCGACTCGCTCGTGCGCAACGGCGCGGGCTGGATCGACGACCTGGCCTGCGTGGTCGCCGACGAGGTCCACCTCGTGGACGACCAGCACCGCGGCCCGACCCTGGAGGTGACGCTCGCGAAACTCCGTCAGCGCGTGCCCGACCTCCAGGTCGTGGCGCTGTCGGCGACGGTCGGGAACGCCGACGAGATCGCCGACTGGCTGGACGCCGCGCTCGTCGACACCGACTGGCGGCCCATCGACCTGCGGACGGGCGTCCACTACGGGCAGGCGGTCCACTACGACGACGGCACCCAGGAGGAGCTCTCGGTGGGGTCAGGGAGCCAGACCGCGGCCGTCGTCGCTGATACCCTGAAGGACGACGGCTCGACGCTCGTGTTCGTGAACTCCCGGCGGAACGCCGAAGCGGCGGCCCGCCGGCTCTCGGACGTGACGAAGGGGTCGCTGAGCGCCGACCAGCGCGACCGCCTCCGCGAGGTGGCCGAGGAGATCCGGGGCGTCAGCGACACGGAGACGAGCGACGACCTGGCGGACGCCGTGGCGAAGGGCGCGGCGTTCCACCACGCGGGCCTCGCCCGCGAACACCGCGAACTCGTCGAGGACGCGTTCCGGGAACGCCTCATCCGCGTGGTCGCGGCGACGCCGACGCTGGCGGCGGGCGTGAACACGCCCTCGCGACGGGTCGTAGTGCGGGACTGGCAGCGCTACGACGGCACCGCGGGCGGGATGCAACCCCTCTCGGTGCTCGAAGTCCACCAGATGTTCGGGCGCGCGGGCCGCCCGGGCCTCGACCCGTACGGGGAGGCCGTCCTCCTGGCGAACGGTCACGACGAACTGGAGGAGCTGTTCGACCGCTACATCTACGCGGAGCCCGACCCCGTGCGCTCGAAACTCGCGGCCGAGCCGGCGCTCCGGACGCACGTGCTGGCGGCCGTCGCGACGGGGTTCACAACCACCGAGGAGGCGCTCCACGAGTTCCTCGGGGAGACGCTGTACGCCGCCCAGACAGACGATCCGAGGCGCCTGGAGAGCGTCACGCGGGACGTGCTCGCCTACCTGGAGGCCAACGAGTTCGTCGAGCGGGAGAACGGCGCGCTGCGCGCGACCACCACCGGGCACCTCGTGAGCCAGCTGTACGTCGACCCGATGAGCGCGGCGACGCTCGTGGACGGACTGCGGGATGCCGCACGCGCGGCCGAGCGAAGCGAGGCCGCGGACGGAGCGAGCGGCGAAGCCGCGAGCCGCGCGGACGAGGCTGGCGGGCCGTTCCAGACGGCCAGCGACCTCCAGACCGAGGCGGAGCCGATTCCCGAGGACGTCGACGTCGAACTGACGCCGCTCGGGCTCTACCACCTCGTGAGCCGGACGCCGGACATGTATGAGCTCTACCTCCGGTCTGGCGACCGGGAGACGTACACGGAACTGGCCTACGAGGTCGAGGACCAGTTGCTCGGCCCGGCGCCCCGAGAGGAGGAGGCCCACTGGGAGGACTGGCTGTCGGCGCTGAAGACCGCGAAGCTCCTCGACGACTGGGCCTCGGAACTCGACGAGGACCGCATCGCGGAGCGCTACGGCGTCGGGCCGGGGGACATCCGCGGGAAGGTCGAGACGGCGGAGTGGCTGCTGAACGCGACCGAACGGCTCGCCGCCGACATCGGCGTCGGCGCGACCGCGGTCCGGGCGGCCCGCAAGCGCGTGCAGTACGGCGTCCGCGAGGAGCTACTGGACCTCGCGGGCGTCAGGGACGTCGGCCGGAAGCGCGCGCGACGGCTGTACGAGGCGGGCATCGAGACGCGGGCGGACCTCCGGAACGCCGAGAAGAGCGTCGTCCTGGGCGCGGTCCGGGGGCGCCGGAAGACGGCCGAGCGCATCCTGGAGAACGTCGGCCACCCGAACCCGGACCTGACGGACGTCGACGCGGACGCAGACACGGTCGCGGCGGTCGAGGAGAGCGAACGCGACGGGCAGGCGAACCTGGGGGACTTCTCGTGA